Proteins from a genomic interval of Medicago truncatula cultivar Jemalong A17 chromosome 3, MtrunA17r5.0-ANR, whole genome shotgun sequence:
- the LOC11432324 gene encoding probable isoaspartyl peptidase/L-asparaginase 2: MSGWAIAVHGGAGVDPNLPPHRQQEAKQLLTECLNLGISALRSNASALDVVELVVRKLETDPLFNSGRGSALTAKGTVEMEASIMDGTKRRCGAVSGVSTVKNPISLARLVMEKSPHSYLAYTGAEEFAREQGVETEDNEYFITPDNVGMLKLAKEANTILFDYRIPTEKCAGTESPVKMNGLPLSIYAPETVGCVVVDSQGRCAAATSTGGLMNKMSGRIGDSPLIGAGTYACEVCGVSCTGEGEAIIRGTLAREVAAVMEYKGYELQQAVDFVIKDRLDEGFAGLIAVSNKGEVAYGFNCNGMFRGCATENGFMEVGIWE, translated from the exons atgTCTGGTTGGGCTATTGCTGTTCATGGCGGTGCAGGTGTGGATCCTAACCTCCCACCACACCGTCAGCAAGAAGCCAAACAGCTTCTTACCGAATGTCTCAATCTCGGTATCTCTGCTCTCCGATCCAATGCTTCCGCCCTCGACGTCGTCGAACTCGTC GTGAGAAAGTTAGAAACAGACCCACTTTTCAATTCTGGCCGTGGATCTGCTCTGACAGCAAAAGGAACGGTGGAAATGGAGGCTAGTATCATGGATGGTACCAAGAGAAGATGTGGTGCTGTATCTGGTGTTTCCACCGTGAAAAATCCAATCTCTCTTGCTCGTCTTGTCATGGAAAAATCCCCTCATTCCTACCTCGCCTACACCGGTGCAGAAGAATTTGCTAGGGAACAG GGCGTGGAGACTGAGGACAATGAATATTTCATCACTCCTGATAATGTTGGTATGCTGAAACTCGCAAAGGAAGCTAATACAATTTTG TTTGATTATCGAATTCCAACGGAAAAATGTGCTGGAACTGAAAGTCCAGTGAAAATGAATGGTCTGCCGTTAAGCATTTACGCCCCGGAGACTGTAGGATGTGTGGTGGTGGACAGTCAAGGAAGATGTGCTGCTGCAACCTCAACTGGAGGGCTAATGAACAAAATGAGTGGTCGAATTGGTGATTCACCTCTCATTGGTGCTGGAActtatgcatgtgaagtgtgtGGAGTTTCATGCACTGGTGAAGGTGAAGCTATCATTCGTGGCACTCTCGCACGTGAAGTGGCTGCAGTTATGGAGTACAAAGGCTATGAACTTCAACAAGCTGTGGATTTTGTGATTAAGGATCGTCTTGATGAAGGGTTTGCTGGTCTTATTGCTGTGTCCAACAAGGGTGAAGTGGCTTATGGGTTCAATTGTAATGGAATGTTTAGGGGCTGTGCTACTGAGAATGGGTTCATGGAGGTGGGAATTTGGGAATga